gcgtagccagctacttaagatacttaGCAACCTTGACTTTATTTTTCCCGCGTACCGCGTGGCCAGCCCTTTATAGTAACGGCCTCGATGTGGCGGGGTAAACTGCAGCTGCTCCAAGATAAAAAATAGTTCACTACTGTTCAAATGCTTTTGTCCTacttaagcccgccgcacacggtgaggaaacaGCTGAGCATACTCcatcgcgaggcggtttgctcatcCGTTTCCTCATGTTTGCGGGaaaattttggtgagaaattcgccttgcgaggccgtgaggataaaatcaaacatgtttgttatttttggcctcgcgaggcaaattgcTCACTGCACCTCCTaaatccacaacattttgaccactgtgatggcgAATATCGTTGACAGACAGagaacgctgaaccactttcgatttgttaaattgatatgtatctctcgttcttatagcgcgttCAACGAATCATTTTACCATTCGGTTAACTTTCATTCGCAATAGCACTCGATTTCTGAATAAGACTAAGCGCTCgattcagtgattaggcctaattaagcactggcagcttctgcaggtactgTACCGGAGtaaagcactctcgtaaaattttagtgttcattttgtggttcggttTACTACACtattcacgagatcgtgtgaagaagaaagcactgcaTTAtacttaactacactttttacgagatcgtgtgggaaagaaagcactcgtttactgattaagcctaagcgctggTTTTCGTGGTTAgtcctaagcactctcgtaaaatccTAGCTTACATTTTGTAGTTCGGTTAAGAACACTattattaggcctaagcactctcgtaaaattttagctttcattttgcggttcggttaactacacttttcacgagatcgtcttgcccttggacaattttcattcatcgactgcGGGATTGCGAACCGCGATGGCAGTTCATTATagaaatatttcaaaagtgtaagcgcttgtttcagtgattaggcctaagcactattgtaaaattttagctttcactttaCGGTTTGAAGAAAGCAcacgtttactgattacgcctaagcgctcatttcagtgattaggctttagcactctcgtaaaattgtaattttcattttgcggttcggttaactacactttccaagagatcgtcttgcccttgaacaattttcagtcatcgactacgggattgtgGACCGCGTTGGCAGTTCATTATACTGCTTGCGGCAACACATCGGATTGTTGTTTGTTAGTTTgcgtttgttttctttcagtgtcATAAAAgtggacaagaaatgtgcgaattcaacacaaaggttgaccattgtttctgcaaattCAAATGTCACTCTCGTAGACGAGGTTACTTTTTTTAGTCTTTACTGCGGTTTTCAATAACATGCGAACTCTGAAATTTAAACCTCCATCAAAAGATGCGTTTTTTGCTGccgtcaatcaaatttccggcggtttccGATTATTGCCGACAGCGACTGGAAAAGCGCGCGGATTCTCAAACAAACATGGTTCGCAAATATGGATCTTCTTTGCGGTGGAGAGTGGTGTTTTTGCATGTGACCCATCATCTCTCTCCAGGGGAGATAGTTCGGTTGTTGAAAGTAGGAAAAACATTTGTTCATAAGGTGCTGAAACTTTACAGCGAAACCAAAGGAGTGGAATACCCGCTGAATCACAACAGAGGAAAGCCGCGATCCATCGGTGGTAAATATGTTGAGAATTGTTATCCGGATTTCTCATTTTCTGTCAGAAACTATGTTCAAAGAGGATTGTTTTTCATAATGTTATATATACAGGAAGAGTCATTTTACTCATTCGTTATCTTATCGACCAATGTCCCGAGTTGTATCTGGACGAACTTCGCGATTGGATCTATTTCCGCACTGGAGAAACATACGCGATTCCAACGCTGAGCCGCTGCTTGAGTAAAATTGGTCTTTCTGTTAAAAAGGTTAGTAAATGGCTACTTTTTTCCCCACTAATTGGAGTATACAACTTGCTTCTTGTTCGTACTTCATGGGCAAATGCAGGGGAAAACATGGTTTGGGAAGATTTTTGTGGcactgttttcttttcttgtgttttttttttacttctcgAAGATGTGGAAACTTCGTTTGATATTTTCGCTAATTTTTGTATTGAAAATATTCCCTCAAGCCCTACTTATTCGACCAAtagaaaatttcagtttttattacaaaatttattttcaattaccGTGAAAATGTCAAGAAATCTTTAGTCTTACGTGACGATCCAAATATAAACGGCACGCGCCGAACGTTGAATTGTCACGCATTTATCAAAAGAAATTCGTCAGATCTTTATTGACTTGAACAGCAAGTTATTGCATTGATGTAAACAGCAGTTGTACTTACTTATTCGTTGTCTTAGCTGCAGTTGATTGCAAAGGAGCGGGATGAAAgacgacgagcaaattttcGACGCTATATGGCCCAGTTCAACAAGCACGAATTGTTATTTGTTGACGAGTCTTCAAAGGACGATAGAACGTTCCAGGTATAAGAGTAGCCCTGCATACGAAACTTTCCTAATGCCAAAAGTACAGTTGCTTAGTTTATATTCCTACATGTACTGTCATTACTCTTTTCTTATAACTCAAGGCCAAGTTGTTCAATACGAGGTTACAAGACAGGGGTTAAATAATTCAAATCTCCGAGCTCTCCTCTGGTTTAGAGTAGATATATTACAATCAAGGTAGTGACTGAAAATAACTTGAATTGCTAAATATTGACAACTTTTCATCACTTACTTTAGCGTAAGTATGCCCAAGGTCTAAAGGGGATCAGAGTGTCCCGGAAAGGAAATTTTACAAGGGGAACAAGGTACAGTGTTTTAGGTGCCATTGCAGTGGATGATGTGAAGGCTGCTCACGCTATTGAAGGTGCATACAACAAGCAACAGTTCGAATATGCAATGGAGCATTTTGTGCTGCCACATGTAGGCTCATATGCTAACAAGGAAAGGTGTTCTGTCATTGTGATGGACAATTGCCGCATTCATTACTCACAACGGGTGTTTGAACTTGTACGTCGAAAAGGAGGAATGACTGTATTTCTACCGTAAGTGCTTAGTCTTAAACCCTCTGCCTCTGACTGCCATACATGCTTTTAAAGTGGGATTTGGTGTTACATCCAGACAATATACCCTAGTTGATGAAATTCTTTATTCTCCTCACCCACCTGGTTGACAGTGTATTAATGTAAGGATAAATTTCATATTGATTTTTCCCTGGAGTTAGTTCTTCTAACTAAATCAGCAAGCTAAGAGAGTAATATGCACATCTGACAAGAAGCAGTTTCATTTTTGTAGCTGCCCCCCACCCCCACTTCGCCAAAGGTAGCTGCTGTGCAggtagagttttttttttgtaactaaTAATTGGAACATTCTGTATACCAGATGTATCTTATCTGTCCCTTTTATTTTAGCTTTGTAATGTCATTCTTTGTTTGTAATGTACCTTGCATTGCATTGTACTTATCAATAAacttcattaataataataataataaaaaaaagctaCTGAGTACATATGTTTATTGTAGTGCCCTCTTTCACAGTGGTTATCTTTCCAGTTATTGAGTAACATAACtgggaaaaataaataattataaggaACAATTTTTAGCATAGCtcatgaactgattatttgggACAAGACAGGACTTATCAGAACTGAATTTTGTCACGAGTACCAACAACCACTGCTGTTGTGTTTCCTCTATTAGTCCCTACTCTCCTGACATGAATCCAATTGAACTGTGTTTTGGATGTGGGAAGTCATGGCTTCAGAGGCATCAGGATGTTTGTGACAAGTATCCCAAACGATGCTTTGAAATAGCACTTCATCAGGTTATTAAACCATTTGCAGTCCCTTTGCTGATTAGTAACACTCTGTTTGCAAGAAACACAGCATTACTTGAATGATTCCTTTTTTAAACTCACGGTATCTCTAAAGAAATGTCATAAACAAATCTTGTATTGCATAAACAAAATTATATGCACCTCAGTGGCACTTAAACCCTTGAGAAGCTTCTAATTTATTCCACTGTAACTCAACCCAATCCCAAATGCcaccagcccccccccccccccccagtctCACTAAACAATGGCATTACTATAACACACCCATGTAAAAATCTAAAATCCTGTTCAAAGTTGCATGTCTTGATGAGATCTTTTTGTTTTAGAAAAGTTTCTTTGTTTAACACAAAAAATGGAGAGCCTTTGAACTCAACAGGTTGTTTTATTGCCTTTTATGTAATATCTACATCACTTTTCTTCCTTCAGCAGGTTTCATCTGATAGCTGTGAAAAGTTCTTTGCATCTTGTGGCTATATGTAACAATATTCAGTATCCACCTTTGCCTTTTCTCTGTTAACCTCGCACAAAATATTGCAACTATTCAAAAGCTCATTGTTGGCCTAATATTCTGTCCTGGCATCAAGCCAATGTAAACATGTATACAACAAATACATTCCGACTGAAGATGTGTTATGTCCAATAAACAACTGTCACAAAAGTATTCAAGCCGGGTTGATATTTAATATGTAATAATAACACAAGGCCATTTTGGAGGATAGGGGTGGGTGGGTTAGTCTTATGGGAAAAATGTGTCCAAACAATAACTGGCAGTAATGCATTAGCTATTGTTATcagaccaccccccccccccccccccacacctGCTGGCATGACAGCAATATAAAGATTGAAATCAGTCTCAGTTGCTTTTCAGAAGCCATcataaaatttacaaattacTCAACAGTTACTGATATAAAGAGATAAGAATTTTACCATTTAGTACTAACAGTGCACTAATGGGTGACATTATGAAGACAACTCTGAATGCCACTAACCAACACCTGCTGCTCTGTTGCAGTGAAACCCATGCTGTTTAGCATAA
Above is a window of Montipora capricornis isolate CH-2021 chromosome 6, ASM3666992v2, whole genome shotgun sequence DNA encoding:
- the LOC138054300 gene encoding uncharacterized protein, translated to MVRKYGSSLRWRVVFLHVTHHLSPGEIVRLLKVGKTFVHKVLKLYSETKGVEYPLNHNRGKPRSIGGRVILLIRYLIDQCPELYLDELRDWIYFRTGETYAIPTLSRCLSKIGLSVKKLQLIAKERDERRRANFRRYMAQFNKHELLFVDESSKDDRTFQRKYAQGLKGIRVSRKGNFTRGTRYSVLGAIAVDDVKAAHAIEGAYNKQQFEYAMEHFVLPHVGSYANKERCSVIVMDNCRIHYSQRVFELVRRKGGMTVFLPPYSPDMNPIELCFGCGKSWLQRHQDVCDKYPKRCFEIALHQVIKPFAVPLLISNTLFARNTALLE